A region from the Vicia villosa cultivar HV-30 ecotype Madison, WI linkage group LG3, Vvil1.0, whole genome shotgun sequence genome encodes:
- the LOC131659435 gene encoding mediator of RNA polymerase II transcription subunit 15a-like: protein MTEEYITLLRDGLKKIKAGATRTVEVNKKITNPSVSEIDANGDWQEQVYERLQYLKQRYYYAVTLLHKNCCKELQVDPSREWSEHIKHKIQLENILLLFELSKSQITADRKDQVRKADEYIRNIMNLLNKSPDVQSKQLSGPSNSIFSQPIDMVSQDHRVAMPIGRSQDSIINRSSIVKGQSNAVKQQTNIALQEFGVNYNAPRISATEAFGSRTNTERILPVIKESSAVKQQTNIALQEFGVNNDAPRISATEAFGTRTNTERILPLIKESNDQNQGFHNTEVQSHAMQKLIRALKSVSPEALSAAVGEIEEVVHLNDEIREVVDEQGLPFFITPGGWKMPRSFVATTFDTPSMREGFNQFTYTAESDLNSFTTKGKRALTVN from the exons ATGACC GAAGAGTACATTACTTTGTTGAGAGACGGGTTAAAGAAGATTAAGGCAGGGGCTACGAGGACTGTTGAAGTTAACAAAAAGATCACTAACCCTTCTGTCTCAG AAATAGATGCAAACGGAGACTGGCAGGAGCAAGTTTATGAAAGG CTTCAATATCTGAAACAAAGATATTACTATGCAGTCACTTTACTTCACAAAAACTGTTGTAAAGAGCTTCAG GTTGATCCTTCAAGAGAATGGTCCGAACATATTAAACATAAGATTCAATTGGAAAATATTCTTTTACTCTTTGAACTGAGTAAAAGCCAGATCACTGCTGATAGGAAGGATCAAGTAAGAAAAGCAGATGAATATATACGAAACATTATGAATCTTCTCAACAAGTCACCCGATGTGCAATCCAAGCAACTGTCTGGCCCGTCCAATTCTATATTTTCTCAACCG ATCGATATGGTTTCTCAAGATCACCGAGTTGCAATGCCAATTGGCAGGTCACAAGACAGTATTATAAATCGATCGTCAATTGTAAAAG GCCAGAGCAATGCTGTCAAACAACAGACAAATATTGCACTCCAAGAATTTGGTGTAAACTACAACGCTCCAAGGATTTCGGCAACTGAAGCATTTGGTTCAAGGACCAACACTGAGAGGATTTTACCCGTGATTAAAGAAAGCAGTGCTGTCAAACAACAGACAAACATTGCACTCCAAGAATTTGGTGTAAACAACGACGCTCCAAGGATTTCGGCAACTGAAGCATTTGGTACAAGGACCAACACTGAGAGGATTTTACCCTTGATTAAAGAAAGCAATGATCAAAATCAAGGATTTCACAATACTGAAGTGCAAAGTCATGCAATGCAGAAGCTGATTAGAGCG TTGAAATCCGTTTCGCCTGAAGCACTGAGTGCAGCAGTTGGTGAAATTGAAGAGGTGGTTCATTTGAATGATGAAATACGAGAGGTGGTTGATGAACAAGGACTACCATTCTTCATTACTCCCGGAG GATGGAAAATGCCTCGCAGCTTTGTTGCAACCACCTTTGATACTCCTAGCATGCGTGAAGGTTTCAATCAGTTCACTTACACTGCAGAATCTGACTTGAATTCTTTCACAACGAAAGGAAAACGCGCTCTAACTGTg AACTGA